A window from Alkalicoccobacillus plakortidis encodes these proteins:
- the frr gene encoding ribosome recycling factor, producing MTTEVKQQANERMTKAIESLRRELAKLRAGRANPTILDRVTVEYYGALTPLNQLATISVPEARLLVIQPFDKSSIADVERAIQKADLGLTPSNDGQLIRIAIPALTEERRKDLVKIVKKSAEETKVAIRNIRRDANDELKKQQKDGELTEDDLRQSTDEIQKLTDQFIANADKEADHKEQEIMEV from the coding sequence ATGACAACAGAAGTAAAACAGCAAGCGAATGAAAGAATGACAAAAGCAATTGAATCATTACGTCGTGAGTTAGCTAAGCTAAGAGCAGGACGCGCAAATCCAACGATTTTAGATCGCGTAACCGTTGAATATTACGGAGCGCTTACTCCTTTAAATCAACTGGCTACGATCTCAGTACCTGAAGCTAGACTTCTTGTTATTCAGCCATTTGATAAATCTTCCATTGCTGATGTAGAACGAGCAATCCAAAAAGCTGATCTTGGATTAACACCTTCTAATGACGGTCAATTAATTCGTATTGCGATTCCGGCTTTAACGGAAGAGCGTCGCAAGGATTTAGTTAAAATTGTAAAGAAGTCAGCTGAAGAAACCAAAGTTGCGATTCGTAATATTCGTCGTGATGCAAACGATGAATTAAAGAAGCAACAAAAAGATGGCGAGTTGACTGAAGATGATCTAAGACAATCTACTGATGAGATTCAAAAGCTTACAGATCAGTTTATTGCAAATGCGGACAAAGAAGCAGATCATAAAGAACAAGAAATTATGGAAGTGTGA
- the pyrH gene encoding UMP kinase produces the protein MNKYNRVVLKLSGEALAGELGYGIDPVVIQSVAKQIKEIVELDVEVAIVVGGGNIWRGMAGSAKGMDRATADYMGMLATVMNSLALQDSLEDIEVQSRVQTSIEMRQVAEPYIRRKAIRHLEKKRVVIFAAGTGNPYFSTDTTAALRAAEIEAEVILMAKNKVDGVYSADPSIDETAVKYKEITYMDVLKEGLAVMDSTASSLCMDNDIPLVVFSILEEGNIKRAVLKEDIGTIVRGNK, from the coding sequence ATGAACAAGTATAATCGAGTCGTGTTAAAGTTAAGTGGAGAAGCACTTGCTGGTGAACTAGGGTATGGAATAGACCCAGTAGTCATTCAATCTGTTGCCAAGCAGATTAAAGAAATAGTAGAATTAGATGTTGAAGTGGCCATCGTTGTTGGTGGAGGAAACATCTGGCGTGGAATGGCAGGAAGTGCAAAAGGCATGGATCGTGCAACAGCAGATTACATGGGCATGCTAGCTACTGTAATGAACTCACTGGCCCTACAAGATAGCCTTGAGGATATTGAAGTACAATCTCGTGTACAGACATCGATTGAAATGCGCCAAGTTGCTGAACCTTACATCAGAAGAAAAGCGATTCGTCACCTTGAAAAGAAACGTGTTGTGATTTTTGCAGCAGGCACAGGTAATCCTTATTTCTCAACTGATACGACGGCAGCCTTACGTGCAGCTGAAATTGAAGCAGAGGTCATATTAATGGCTAAAAACAAAGTTGATGGTGTGTATAGCGCTGATCCATCGATTGACGAAACAGCTGTTAAGTACAAAGAAATTACATATATGGATGTGCTGAAAGAGGGTCTTGCAGTAATGGATTCTACAGCATCATCTCTATGCATGGACAACGATATTCCATTAGTTGTCTTCTCAATTCTTGAAGAAGGTAACATCAAACGAGCAGTTCTGAAAGAAGATATTGGAACCATAGTGAGGGGGAATAAATAA
- the tsf gene encoding translation elongation factor Ts, with amino-acid sequence MAVTASMVKELREKTGAGMMDCKKALTATDGDMEKAIDFLREKGIASAAKKADRVAAEGLAAVVTDGNKAAIVEVNSETDFVAKNEGFQTLVKELAEHLLAKSPATVEEALEQPFKDGGQTVQEYINSAIAKIGEKLSLRRFSVVEKEDGDVFGGYLHQGGRIGVLTVIGGSSDEDLARDVAMHVAAIRPTYVSRDEVEAEEVNREREVLKQQALNEGKPENIVEKMVEGRLSKYFEQVCLLDQPFVKDGDQKVGKFLQAKNATAKSFVRFEVGEGLEKREENFAEEVMSQVKK; translated from the coding sequence ATGGCAGTAACAGCTAGTATGGTAAAAGAATTGCGCGAAAAAACAGGCGCAGGTATGATGGATTGTAAAAAAGCACTAACAGCAACTGATGGTGATATGGAAAAAGCGATCGATTTTCTACGTGAAAAAGGAATCGCAAGCGCAGCTAAAAAAGCAGATCGTGTAGCTGCTGAAGGTCTTGCAGCTGTTGTTACAGATGGTAACAAAGCAGCAATCGTTGAAGTAAACTCAGAGACAGACTTCGTAGCTAAAAACGAAGGCTTCCAAACTCTAGTTAAAGAGCTTGCTGAGCATTTACTTGCTAAGTCACCTGCAACAGTTGAAGAAGCGCTTGAGCAACCATTTAAAGATGGTGGACAAACTGTTCAAGAATACATCAATTCAGCAATCGCTAAAATTGGTGAAAAACTATCTCTACGTCGTTTCTCAGTTGTTGAGAAAGAAGATGGAGATGTATTTGGCGGATACCTTCACCAAGGTGGACGTATTGGTGTATTAACAGTAATTGGTGGTTCTTCTGATGAAGATCTTGCTAGAGATGTAGCGATGCATGTTGCAGCTATTCGTCCGACATATGTATCTCGTGACGAAGTTGAAGCTGAAGAAGTGAATCGTGAGCGTGAAGTTCTTAAGCAACAAGCTCTAAATGAAGGTAAACCAGAAAACATTGTAGAAAAAATGGTAGAAGGTCGCCTAAGCAAATATTTTGAGCAAGTGTGTCTTCTTGATCAGCCGTTTGTAAAAGATGGAGATCAAAAAGTCGGTAAATTCCTTCAGGCTAAAAACGCAACAGCTAAATCATTTGTTCGTTTTGAAGTTGGAGAAGGTCTTGAAAAACGTGAAGAGAACTTTGCAGAAGAAGTTATGTCACAAGTAAAGAAATAA
- a CDS encoding DUF6115 domain-containing protein, whose translation MAIVYSILSLCLVGFLFIRLQTTERQLKQIQQRLDDSERAREEVEQSLFVFADEIKEGNERVLQQVANHLDSNSHANDSTFETITEEANKLESEPYQPPMPTNHQEQKQTYHQSPQAMVLSLHNQGMSSNDIAKKMNMGKGEVDLIIKFQQ comes from the coding sequence GTGGCCATTGTCTATAGTATTCTGAGCCTATGTCTTGTAGGCTTTCTTTTTATTCGATTGCAAACAACCGAACGCCAACTTAAGCAAATTCAACAGCGTCTTGATGATAGTGAACGAGCAAGGGAAGAGGTAGAGCAATCCCTCTTTGTATTTGCTGATGAGATAAAGGAAGGAAATGAACGTGTCCTCCAGCAAGTAGCGAACCATCTAGATAGTAATAGCCATGCGAATGACTCTACATTTGAAACGATAACTGAAGAGGCAAACAAATTGGAATCAGAGCCTTATCAACCGCCTATGCCAACGAATCACCAAGAACAAAAACAAACGTATCATCAATCCCCACAAGCAATGGTTCTTTCCCTTCATAATCAAGGGATGTCATCTAATGATATTGCAAAAAAAATGAATATGGGTAAAGGTGAAGTAGATTTAATCATCAAATTTCAACAATAA
- a CDS encoding FliA/WhiG family RNA polymerase sigma factor, with product MPNVEVKDEKKIWKDWFTDRSREACDQLVRIYLPLVQFHVQRISVGLPGSVRKDELTSHGLYGLLDALEKFDPNRDLKFDTYASFRVRGAIIDGLRKEDWLSRSMREKIKRVEAASERLEQQEGRYVSSAEVATFLNMDEADVAQIMAEQFVANILSIDEPTQEAERQESFAATIEDKLTKTPEDSLVEVATKAELAEVISGLTEKEQLVVSLFYYEELTLTEIGHILELSTSRISQIHSKALFKLKQAMEKQPR from the coding sequence TTGCCAAATGTAGAAGTAAAGGATGAAAAAAAGATTTGGAAAGATTGGTTCACTGACCGAAGTAGGGAAGCGTGTGATCAGCTGGTTCGTATTTATCTGCCGTTAGTGCAATTTCACGTACAACGTATTTCAGTTGGATTGCCTGGAAGTGTACGAAAGGATGAATTAACAAGTCATGGTTTGTACGGCCTTTTAGACGCGCTTGAAAAATTTGATCCAAATCGAGACTTAAAATTTGATACGTATGCTTCTTTTCGTGTGCGAGGAGCCATTATTGATGGTTTACGCAAGGAGGACTGGCTTTCTCGTTCAATGAGAGAAAAAATTAAACGTGTGGAAGCAGCTTCTGAACGTTTGGAGCAGCAAGAAGGTCGTTATGTATCGAGTGCAGAAGTGGCGACATTTTTGAATATGGATGAAGCAGATGTGGCTCAAATTATGGCAGAGCAATTTGTTGCCAATATATTATCGATCGATGAGCCTACCCAGGAAGCAGAACGACAAGAGTCATTTGCTGCAACAATTGAAGATAAGTTAACAAAAACACCTGAGGATTCCCTTGTTGAGGTAGCAACAAAAGCAGAACTTGCTGAAGTCATTTCAGGCCTAACGGAAAAGGAACAGCTTGTCGTTAGTTTGTTTTATTATGAAGAATTAACCTTAACAGAGATTGGTCACATCCTTGAACTGTCAACGTCAAGAATTTCACAAATTCATTCTAAAGCCTTGTTTAAATTAAAGCAGGCAATGGAAAAGCAGCCTCGGTAA
- a CDS encoding chemotaxis protein CheD, translating into MLPSVSISSNREHKIGKFADVAIPELVNQLISRGASAYRLEAKIACGAQMFASAGNEMMRVGERNVIAVKEKLEELKISIIAEDTGGKNGRTILFDPLTHALTIRTVHLGTKVI; encoded by the coding sequence ATGCTGCCCTCTGTCTCGATTTCTAGTAATAGAGAGCATAAGATTGGGAAATTTGCTGATGTAGCCATTCCGGAGCTAGTCAATCAATTGATTAGCAGAGGAGCCTCAGCCTATCGACTAGAAGCAAAAATTGCTTGCGGAGCTCAGATGTTTGCTTCTGCGGGTAACGAGATGATGCGTGTTGGAGAACGAAATGTAATAGCGGTAAAGGAAAAGCTTGAAGAATTAAAAATCTCAATAATAGCTGAAGACACAGGTGGAAAAAATGGTAGAACTATTTTATTTGATCCCCTGACACACGCGTTAACCATTCGTACCGTTCATCTAGGAACAAAAGTTATTTAA
- a CDS encoding chemotaxis protein CheC produces the protein MFYLKNYDFIHSTHLDVLREIGNIGAGHAATSLSALLGKTIEMSIPEAKVIPFEELPERMGGTENEIAAIYAQIHGDTPGSVYFFSDVSESITLIQQLTGISEDSKDQSQEYGQSAFLEAGNIVIGSYLSAFADLTGLKVSRGVPDLSIDMAWCYYQSWVKQAVNSK, from the coding sequence GTGTTTTATCTGAAAAACTATGACTTTATTCACTCAACTCATTTGGATGTCCTTCGAGAAATTGGAAATATCGGGGCGGGACATGCTGCCACCTCATTATCGGCTTTACTTGGAAAAACAATTGAGATGAGTATTCCTGAAGCTAAGGTTATCCCATTTGAAGAGCTTCCCGAACGGATGGGAGGTACTGAAAATGAGATTGCCGCTATCTATGCACAAATTCATGGAGACACTCCCGGCAGCGTGTACTTTTTTTCAGATGTCTCTGAATCCATTACATTAATCCAGCAGTTAACAGGCATATCCGAGGATTCAAAGGATCAGAGTCAAGAGTATGGACAATCTGCTTTTCTTGAAGCGGGAAACATTGTGATCGGTTCCTACCTGTCTGCTTTTGCCGACCTAACTGGACTTAAGGTCTCACGAGGTGTGCCAGATCTTTCAATTGATATGGCTTGGTGCTATTATCAGTCATGGGTTAAGCAGGCTGTTAATTCAAAGTGA
- a CDS encoding protein-glutamate methylesterase/protein-glutamine glutaminase, with translation MNQIKVLVVDDSAFMRKVVTDILQSDPAILVVGTARNGEDAALKNLKLKPDVITMDVEMPVLDGLGALKRIMKERPTPVVMVSSQTKIGGHTTMLAMEHGAVDFVSKTSGSISLDLFTIAELLKEKIKLAAGATVVIPDEMPKRDLPTVLMPPMASQIRKLVAIGVSTGGPKALKEVLMNIPTTLPAPIVIVQHMPQGFTKSLADRLNTLCDIHVKEASDGDILEKGTTYIAPGGKHMQVLEQSGEWICRLTTAPVVNGHRPSVDVLFHSIAKLKEGAVVAVVMTGMGSDGSEGLKQLKENPYCRSLAQSEETSVVFGMPKMAIRTTKVDEVVHLQDLAKRIVSSC, from the coding sequence ATGAATCAGATAAAGGTGTTAGTTGTAGATGACTCTGCGTTTATGCGTAAGGTTGTAACAGATATCCTACAATCGGATCCAGCTATTCTAGTTGTAGGAACGGCTAGAAATGGTGAAGATGCAGCACTTAAAAATTTAAAGCTTAAGCCGGATGTTATCACGATGGATGTAGAAATGCCGGTTTTAGACGGTCTTGGCGCATTAAAAAGAATTATGAAAGAACGACCTACACCAGTGGTTATGGTAAGTAGCCAAACAAAAATTGGTGGACATACAACCATGCTTGCAATGGAACACGGGGCCGTTGATTTTGTCTCAAAAACAAGTGGTTCCATCTCACTAGACTTATTCACGATTGCAGAGTTATTAAAAGAAAAAATTAAGCTTGCAGCTGGTGCAACAGTCGTTATTCCTGATGAGATGCCAAAGCGAGATTTGCCGACTGTTTTAATGCCACCAATGGCAAGTCAGATTAGAAAACTAGTTGCCATTGGTGTTTCAACAGGTGGACCAAAGGCTCTAAAGGAAGTTTTGATGAATATCCCAACCACACTTCCTGCACCCATTGTGATTGTTCAGCATATGCCTCAAGGATTCACAAAATCGCTAGCCGATCGATTAAACACACTTTGCGACATTCATGTGAAGGAAGCAAGCGATGGGGATATCCTTGAAAAAGGCACTACGTATATTGCTCCAGGTGGTAAACATATGCAGGTTTTAGAGCAATCGGGAGAGTGGATCTGTCGTCTAACAACTGCACCTGTTGTGAATGGACATCGTCCTTCTGTTGATGTTCTCTTTCACTCTATCGCCAAACTAAAAGAGGGTGCGGTGGTTGCTGTTGTGATGACTGGAATGGGATCAGATGGATCAGAAGGCTTAAAACAATTAAAAGAGAACCCATACTGTCGGTCTCTGGCGCAGTCTGAAGAAACAAGCGTGGTTTTTGGAATGCCAAAGATGGCGATTCGAACCACTAAAGTGGACGAGGTTGTCCATTTACAAGATCTCGCAAAACGAATCGTTTCTAGCTGTTAA
- a CDS encoding MinD/ParA family protein, whose protein sequence is MDQAESLRRMMKKTSRARVIAIASGKGGVGKSNLCVNIAIGLHALGHRTVILDMDSGMGNIDVIMGVQQSHHLLDMIKNRLSVWDVIESTSYGVSYIAGGSGLTDMAHFSAEDLSYFQQQLQILGNHYEYIFLDLGAGVTDESLELLASADDLFIVTTPEPTALTDAYSLLKQLIKLPEKPHVFAVANQTDSEKEGIRTLTNLSQVANQFLMLELKKLGSVPHDRLVSKAVKSQVPYSVYQKQSKVSMATRQIVQTYLSIVTDQTPEVESAQFFKRLSRWISTSTSVINQKKNTKA, encoded by the coding sequence ATGGATCAAGCTGAGAGCTTACGAAGAATGATGAAAAAAACAAGTCGTGCGCGTGTCATCGCTATTGCTAGTGGAAAAGGCGGAGTCGGAAAATCAAATTTATGTGTCAATATCGCCATAGGCTTACATGCTCTAGGTCACCGTACCGTCATTCTCGATATGGATAGTGGTATGGGCAATATTGATGTGATTATGGGTGTGCAGCAATCACACCATCTACTTGATATGATCAAAAACCGATTGTCTGTATGGGATGTTATAGAATCAACCTCTTATGGTGTTTCCTACATAGCAGGTGGTTCTGGTTTAACAGATATGGCTCATTTTTCAGCAGAGGATCTGAGTTATTTTCAGCAACAGCTACAAATTTTAGGTAATCATTACGAATATATCTTTTTGGATTTAGGAGCCGGTGTAACAGACGAGAGCTTAGAGCTTCTCGCATCAGCGGATGATTTGTTCATTGTGACAACACCGGAGCCAACAGCACTAACCGATGCCTATAGTTTATTAAAACAATTAATAAAATTGCCCGAGAAGCCACATGTCTTTGCCGTTGCCAATCAAACCGATTCTGAGAAGGAAGGTATTCGTACACTTACAAATTTGTCTCAAGTAGCTAACCAGTTTTTAATGCTTGAATTAAAAAAGCTAGGTAGTGTGCCTCATGACAGACTTGTATCAAAAGCGGTGAAGTCGCAGGTTCCTTATTCTGTGTATCAAAAACAATCAAAAGTAAGTATGGCAACAAGACAAATTGTTCAGACGTATCTAAGTATTGTGACGGATCAAACACCAGAAGTAGAGTCAGCGCAGTTTTTCAAAAGGCTAAGTAGATGGATTTCAACTTCTACTTCAGTCATTAATCAAAAGAAGAATACTAAAGCATAG
- the flhA gene encoding flagellar biosynthesis protein FlhA, translating into MKIKDLVVLFGVILIIVMLIIPLPPPILDVLIIFNISISLLIILVAMNTTDSLQFSIFPTLLLLITLFRLGLSVSTTRSILGNADAGNVIDTFGNFVIGGNAIVGFVVFIILVIIQFIVITKGAERVSEVGARFTLDAMPGKQMSIDADLNAGLISDSEAKQRREKIEKEADFYGSMDGASKFVKGDAIASIIIVAINMIVGLIIGMMQMGMDLNTAVITYTLLTVGDGLVSQIPALLISTATGIIVTKAASEGSLSGDITKQIFAYPKLLYVTAGTIFLLGVATPISKLLTFSMVGLLAFAGWQLQNVKARAPDLDQPLDDSEETPSDEMRSPENVVNLLQIDPIEFEFGYGLIPLADTNQGGDLLDRVVMIRRQMAIELGMIVPVIRIRDNIQLQANEYVIKIKGNEIAKGEVLLDHYMAMSPGFEDESIVGVETIEPAFGLAALWIGEDMKEKAEMSGYTVVDPPSVVSTHLTEIIKRHAHELLGRQETRQLIDHLKETYPVLVEETTPALLSIGDVQRVLTNLLKENVSIRNLPMIFETLADYGQLTKDMDLLTEYVRQSLSRQISTQVSTKNEPLYVVTLSGSVEKIVADSVQQTDHGPFLSMDQAHSQKILDSAVEETNRLSQMGQTPVLLCSPAVRMYVRQLLERYLPNVPVLSYNELEVDVEVQSVGVVNAE; encoded by the coding sequence ATGAAAATAAAAGATTTAGTTGTATTGTTTGGTGTGATTTTAATTATCGTAATGTTAATTATTCCACTTCCACCTCCCATACTGGATGTTCTGATTATCTTTAATATATCCATATCACTTTTAATCATATTAGTCGCAATGAATACAACAGATTCACTACAGTTTTCTATCTTTCCGACATTACTGCTATTAATTACACTCTTCCGATTAGGATTAAGTGTTTCAACAACCAGATCTATTTTAGGAAATGCGGATGCAGGTAATGTCATTGATACATTCGGGAACTTTGTCATTGGTGGTAACGCCATTGTTGGTTTTGTGGTCTTTATTATTCTAGTTATTATTCAGTTTATCGTTATTACAAAAGGGGCAGAGAGGGTTTCTGAAGTTGGGGCACGCTTCACCCTAGACGCGATGCCAGGAAAACAAATGAGTATTGATGCAGATTTAAATGCTGGTTTGATCTCTGATTCAGAAGCAAAACAACGTCGAGAAAAGATTGAAAAAGAAGCAGACTTTTATGGATCAATGGATGGTGCCAGTAAATTTGTAAAAGGGGATGCCATTGCAAGCATCATTATTGTGGCGATTAACATGATTGTTGGACTCATCATTGGGATGATGCAAATGGGTATGGATCTAAATACGGCCGTCATTACTTATACTCTTCTAACTGTTGGTGATGGATTAGTTTCTCAAATTCCGGCATTGTTGATATCAACTGCAACAGGCATCATCGTGACAAAAGCAGCATCTGAAGGAAGTTTAAGTGGAGATATTACGAAACAAATTTTTGCTTATCCGAAATTACTATATGTAACTGCAGGAACAATCTTTTTGTTAGGGGTGGCGACACCAATTAGCAAGTTGTTGACTTTCTCCATGGTTGGTCTACTTGCGTTTGCAGGTTGGCAATTGCAGAACGTGAAAGCACGAGCACCAGACCTGGATCAGCCATTGGACGATTCTGAAGAGACTCCATCAGATGAGATGAGATCACCAGAAAATGTGGTGAATCTTCTTCAGATTGATCCTATTGAATTTGAATTTGGATATGGACTTATTCCACTTGCAGATACAAATCAAGGTGGGGATCTACTCGATCGAGTGGTCATGATCCGTAGACAAATGGCGATTGAGTTGGGCATGATTGTGCCAGTTATTCGAATTAGAGACAATATACAACTACAGGCTAATGAATATGTAATCAAGATTAAAGGAAACGAAATTGCCAAAGGCGAAGTGCTCTTAGATCATTATATGGCGATGAGTCCTGGCTTTGAAGATGAAAGTATTGTCGGTGTAGAGACCATCGAACCTGCTTTTGGACTTGCAGCATTATGGATTGGTGAAGATATGAAGGAGAAAGCAGAGATGTCGGGGTATACGGTCGTAGATCCACCTTCTGTTGTTTCAACACATCTTACCGAAATCATTAAACGTCATGCACATGAATTATTAGGCCGTCAAGAAACCAGACAGTTGATTGATCATCTGAAAGAAACGTATCCTGTTCTTGTCGAAGAAACAACACCAGCCTTATTATCTATTGGTGATGTGCAACGAGTATTAACAAATCTACTGAAAGAAAATGTATCCATACGAAACCTACCAATGATCTTTGAAACATTAGCGGATTATGGGCAGTTGACAAAGGATATGGATTTACTAACGGAATACGTAAGACAATCATTATCAAGGCAAATTTCAACTCAAGTATCAACTAAAAATGAACCACTTTACGTTGTGACATTAAGTGGTTCCGTTGAAAAGATTGTTGCAGACTCTGTTCAACAGACGGATCACGGTCCGTTTTTATCAATGGATCAAGCTCACTCGCAAAAGATTTTAGATTCGGCTGTTGAAGAAACAAATCGTTTATCACAAATGGGGCAAACGCCAGTACTGTTATGTTCACCTGCTGTGAGAATGTATGTTAGGCAGTTACTTGAGAGGTATTTACCAAATGTACCTGTGCTTTCTTACAATGAGCTTGAGGTGGATGTTGAAGTTCAAAGTGTTGGGGTGGTGAATGCAGAATGA
- the fliR gene encoding flagellar biosynthetic protein FliR: MTQLMAYLPAFLLIFIRVSSFMVVLPLYSHRSIPMMFKLGLSLMLAWIMVLAFDIPELVFNWNYILLIIKEIGVGLAVGLAAMILLYAIQVAGGLIDFTMGFMIANVVDPQTGAQSPLTGGYLYTFALLFLLTVNGHHLLLDGIYYSYQYVPLDQLTLPFGDERILNQAVSILATMFIVAIQIAFPIAGCLFLVDLALGMVSRTVPQMNVFVVGMPLKILVGLPLLMVYMGVFMMIVQKLFDETILTMRTLLQLLGGG, from the coding sequence ATGACACAGTTAATGGCGTATTTGCCGGCCTTTTTATTAATTTTTATACGTGTTAGTTCATTTATGGTGGTATTGCCTCTCTACTCTCATCGGTCAATACCTATGATGTTTAAACTAGGACTTTCGTTAATGCTTGCGTGGATTATGGTGCTAGCCTTTGATATACCTGAGCTTGTCTTTAATTGGAATTATATTTTACTCATTATAAAAGAAATTGGTGTAGGACTTGCTGTTGGTTTGGCTGCGATGATCCTGCTATACGCCATCCAGGTTGCCGGGGGACTCATTGATTTTACAATGGGATTTATGATTGCGAATGTAGTAGATCCACAAACAGGAGCACAAAGTCCGCTAACAGGCGGTTACTTATATACATTTGCGCTGTTATTTCTTTTAACGGTTAATGGTCATCACCTGTTGCTTGATGGGATCTATTATAGCTATCAATATGTGCCACTTGATCAATTGACGTTACCTTTTGGTGATGAACGAATTCTCAATCAAGCGGTATCTATATTAGCGACAATGTTTATTGTTGCAATTCAAATCGCGTTTCCGATTGCCGGTTGCTTATTTTTAGTTGATCTGGCTTTAGGAATGGTATCAAGAACTGTTCCACAGATGAATGTGTTTGTGGTTGGTATGCCATTAAAGATCTTAGTTGGTTTGCCTTTGTTAATGGTCTATATGGGTGTGTTTATGATGATTGTACAAAAGTTGTTTGATGAGACAATACTCACGATGCGAACGCTTCTGCAATTACTTGGGGGTGGATGA
- the fliQ gene encoding flagellar biosynthesis protein FliQ produces MSQEFVIQIAENGVWTVLLVAGPLLIIALVLGLLVSIFQATTQIQEQTLAFIPKIVGVLFALVIFGPWMLGQITNFTYQIYSNLHRFIG; encoded by the coding sequence ATGAGTCAGGAATTTGTTATTCAAATCGCTGAAAATGGCGTATGGACCGTGCTGCTTGTAGCAGGCCCTCTTCTTATTATTGCATTGGTGCTTGGCTTACTTGTAAGTATTTTTCAGGCAACAACACAAATTCAAGAACAAACACTAGCATTTATTCCGAAAATTGTTGGTGTGCTATTTGCGCTAGTTATTTTTGGTCCATGGATGCTTGGCCAAATTACAAATTTCACGTATCAAATCTATTCTAACTTACATCGGTTTATTGGATAA
- the fliO gene encoding flagellar biosynthetic protein FliO, protein MRLTKHSVKLLLVLIAFGSISLSPVSTVEAADCQYVDQNRSDECKDQNSNEGGWRVSEDADSSDDAEGEAVPFGNQDSGFLTILKLIGSLALIIALIYGLLRFLSKRTKTFRQSQLLENIGGVPLGPNRSVQLIKVGNRVLVVGVGESIQLLKEIDSEDELEQLVKLQNEQDQQLQVPAQKAFDWMKSKLNRSHNQQSSIQGHSATQTSFQDLFSEKLKEASNSQQELEKVLKERKP, encoded by the coding sequence ATGCGATTAACAAAACACTCGGTTAAATTGCTTTTGGTGTTGATTGCTTTTGGCAGTATCAGCTTGTCTCCTGTTTCAACAGTTGAGGCAGCTGACTGTCAGTACGTAGATCAAAATAGATCGGATGAGTGTAAGGATCAAAACAGCAATGAAGGCGGATGGAGGGTTAGCGAAGACGCTGACTCTAGTGATGATGCAGAGGGAGAGGCTGTTCCTTTTGGTAATCAAGATAGCGGTTTTTTAACGATTCTTAAGCTAATTGGCTCGCTTGCTCTAATCATTGCTCTCATCTATGGTTTACTTCGTTTCTTAAGTAAACGGACAAAAACCTTTCGACAGTCACAGCTTCTCGAAAATATCGGAGGCGTTCCACTCGGTCCTAACCGATCCGTTCAGCTTATTAAGGTGGGAAATCGTGTACTTGTTGTTGGTGTAGGTGAATCGATTCAGTTATTAAAAGAAATTGATTCAGAAGATGAGCTAGAGCAATTGGTGAAACTTCAAAATGAGCAGGATCAACAGCTCCAGGTACCAGCACAAAAAGCGTTTGACTGGATGAAATCCAAGCTGAATCGTTCTCATAATCAACAATCATCTATTCAAGGTCATTCGGCTACACAAACCTCCTTTCAAGACTTGTTTTCAGAAAAGCTAAAAGAAGCGTCAAATTCACAACAAGAGCTTGAAAAGGTATTAAAGGAGCGTAAGCCATGA
- a CDS encoding response regulator — MGQKVLVVDDAAFMRMMIKDILTKNGFDVVGEAADGNEAVTQYKDLSPDLVTMDITMPEKDGISALKEIKLFDPNAKIIMCSAMGQQAMVIDAIQAGAKDFIVKPFQAERVIDAINKTLG, encoded by the coding sequence ATGGGACAAAAAGTACTAGTAGTTGACGATGCAGCATTTATGCGAATGATGATTAAAGATATTTTAACAAAAAACGGATTTGACGTAGTGGGAGAGGCAGCGGATGGAAATGAAGCTGTCACTCAGTACAAGGATCTATCTCCTGATCTTGTCACAATGGATATCACGATGCCTGAAAAAGACGGAATTAGCGCGTTAAAAGAAATCAAATTATTTGATCCTAATGCAAAAATTATTATGTGTTCTGCAATGGGGCAACAGGCAATGGTTATTGATGCCATTCAAGCTGGTGCTAAAGACTTTATTGTGAAGCCTTTCCAAGCGGAGCGAGTGATAGATGCGATTAACAAAACACTCGGTTAA